In Dyadobacter sp. NIV53, a single window of DNA contains:
- a CDS encoding transposase, with the protein MSAYWAIRSIRLYRKPDSGRFSKPGCFFILNGQALKAALSQAVRGFGMRRSRYVGLAKTHLQHICIATAINLYRIADWINEVPLAKTRQASFLRLMP; encoded by the coding sequence GTGTCAGCCTACTGGGCGATACGCAGTATCAGGCTTTACAGGAAGCCCGACAGCGGGAGATTCAGCAAACCTGGCTGCTTCTTTATTCTCAACGGGCAGGCATTGAAGGCAGCGCTTTCCCAGGCAGTACGCGGGTTTGGCATGCGACGTTCGCGTTACGTGGGTCTGGCCAAAACGCATTTGCAGCACATCTGTATCGCCACGGCAATCAATCTATACCGGATTGCTGACTGGATCAACGAAGTACCCCTGGCCAAGACGCGTCAGGCCTCCTTTTTGCGCTTGATGCCTTGA
- a CDS encoding DNRLRE domain-containing protein, which produces MKRYLLLFACWPVMFLVLTAHAQQIRLVKDINDTPSRRGHDIQERVAVNGLLFFFSDNFHGYQLWRTDGTQQGTIRLTELDAEEEWPKDLTSANGYAFFKALYKGGAWLFRSDGTRKGTIPLHRLSHFYSTRDLLEFNGMLYFSGSQNYNESLQLWKTDGTEAGTTKVKDLSPGAFEVRADYFTKMDGKLYFTINSGPNNRSVLWSSDGTEKGTTPGPLVPGLISPAAAGGYLYFTTEFDLMKTDGKSVDTVRSGLERLGEPVAAGGTIYFSALATTRNTVLWKSDGTPEGTVVVKDASPDSNQPVSPQLLTSFQDTLFFFAINDAREYELWKSDGTAGGTVEISDINLENYQSDYWTMFVAGNQLVFEGSDGIRKLWKSDGTRQGTHALTDFPILFPTLVGQDVFFAGYPESGYQLFKTSLTTEQTQPITAVTTQNSIPRHFTELNGTGYFSAVIPQAGEGLWKTDGTAAGTVLVREISGGLDLLMHTNRLVFFKSRWQLWASDGTDNGTVLVKDFDIPDKYYHSIGGFTSIGNTLYFGITSNTGTELWKSDGTPKGTVLVKTLENTDFFHSIEFKGALYFIAWNGVDRHVLWKSDGTKAGTVPAGDLSLGSLHYSKMTVSGENLFYLAWQNGTNNLAKTDGTPQGTYMVKSLPLWASGLHSAGTYVYMIISNYDTGETFLWRTDGTAMGTIELAAIGTVGEDDNRRRPFKFTNVNGKLFFSLRDVVNGDQVWVSDGTVSGTKRVTPMVQAPLRFRIRSSAGLGNLFYFNYYEPATGNELWRSDGTPEGTFMVEDLTPNENTGIEEMASINNTLLISASTSVYGYELYKYDPVPIGVQEMRINAGGTSFAASGGRHFSADQYFSGTTRISNSSGGDIHATTDDQLYREQRFGRAFNYSIPVTNGQMKLVLHFAEIYWGVPGKGGPAGNGKRRFHVDLEGIRKLTNYDIFTKAGGAMRARTETFVVDVTDGTLDIDFLKGAADMPIIAAIEVVPMQTILGPVADAYIRNVPHDAANYGTAPTLEVKAGSLPSYQRCTYLKFSLANVSQVSSAKLRLYGSNSQSTATVGLSAYGVTNDLWTETDITWNNAPASSGNTLGSVNVNNTAKYYEIDVTSFVQSQLATDQTVSFLITNPAGQNAQLTFSSREGEVHPPQLVLQDLPLPAARMTTEQESAILLPGPEASSIYPNPVTDKHISIKISNRHKGDVCLRLLNKTGQAVQTRKKTNSSASVVDMDVSGSQVSKGLFLLEITSGTHKEVLKMLVLE; this is translated from the coding sequence ATGAAAAGATACCTACTTCTGTTCGCCTGCTGGCCGGTCATGTTTTTGGTTTTGACCGCGCATGCCCAGCAGATCAGGCTGGTCAAAGACATCAACGATACACCCTCGCGCAGGGGCCATGACATTCAGGAAAGGGTGGCGGTTAATGGACTGCTCTTTTTCTTCTCCGATAATTTTCACGGATATCAGTTATGGAGAACAGACGGCACCCAACAGGGCACGATCCGTCTCACCGAGCTTGATGCCGAAGAAGAATGGCCCAAGGACCTGACGAGTGCAAATGGATATGCTTTTTTTAAAGCCCTTTATAAGGGAGGTGCCTGGCTTTTTCGCAGCGACGGCACCCGGAAAGGTACCATTCCCCTGCACAGGCTTTCGCACTTTTACAGTACAAGAGACCTTTTGGAGTTTAACGGTATGCTTTATTTTTCAGGATCGCAGAATTACAATGAATCACTGCAGTTATGGAAAACTGACGGGACTGAAGCCGGGACAACGAAAGTAAAGGACCTGAGCCCAGGTGCTTTCGAGGTCAGGGCCGATTATTTTACTAAAATGGACGGTAAACTTTATTTCACAATAAATTCAGGACCAAACAACCGATCCGTGCTCTGGAGCAGCGACGGAACGGAAAAAGGTACTACTCCGGGACCGCTTGTTCCCGGCTTAATTAGTCCGGCGGCTGCCGGCGGTTATCTGTATTTCACCACCGAATTCGACCTGATGAAAACAGATGGCAAAAGCGTCGATACGGTCAGGTCCGGCCTGGAAAGGTTGGGTGAGCCGGTCGCAGCAGGCGGAACCATCTATTTTTCAGCGCTGGCAACTACCCGAAATACCGTGCTCTGGAAATCCGATGGAACGCCGGAAGGAACTGTCGTAGTCAAGGACGCCAGCCCAGACAGTAACCAGCCGGTTTCTCCGCAACTGCTCACAAGTTTTCAGGACACCCTGTTCTTTTTCGCCATAAATGATGCCCGCGAGTATGAACTATGGAAAAGTGACGGCACTGCCGGCGGGACCGTTGAGATCAGTGACATTAATCTGGAAAATTATCAATCAGATTACTGGACAATGTTTGTAGCAGGCAACCAGCTAGTATTTGAAGGCAGTGACGGAATTCGCAAACTCTGGAAAAGTGACGGAACCCGGCAGGGGACCCATGCACTGACTGACTTTCCCATTTTGTTCCCTACACTTGTAGGGCAGGATGTATTCTTTGCAGGATATCCTGAATCGGGCTATCAGCTTTTCAAAACCAGTCTTACAACAGAGCAAACCCAGCCTATAACCGCAGTAACGACTCAAAACTCTATACCCCGGCATTTTACTGAGCTGAACGGAACAGGGTATTTCTCAGCAGTCATTCCGCAAGCCGGCGAAGGGCTTTGGAAAACAGACGGCACCGCTGCCGGCACAGTTCTGGTCAGGGAGATATCGGGTGGCCTGGATTTGTTGATGCATACAAACCGGTTAGTCTTCTTTAAGTCTCGCTGGCAGCTATGGGCTTCGGACGGCACAGATAATGGGACTGTTCTGGTGAAAGATTTTGATATTCCTGACAAATATTACCATAGTATTGGGGGGTTTACCAGTATCGGAAATACGCTGTACTTTGGTATTACCAGTAATACTGGAACAGAGCTCTGGAAAAGTGACGGAACCCCGAAAGGGACTGTGCTGGTCAAAACGCTGGAAAATACCGATTTTTTTCATTCCATAGAATTCAAGGGAGCGCTCTATTTTATAGCCTGGAACGGGGTTGACCGTCATGTACTCTGGAAAAGTGATGGCACAAAGGCCGGCACTGTGCCTGCCGGCGATCTTTCCCTTGGATCGCTCCATTATTCGAAAATGACTGTCTCTGGTGAAAACCTTTTTTACCTGGCCTGGCAAAACGGAACAAACAACCTGGCCAAAACGGATGGAACCCCGCAAGGGACCTATATGGTCAAATCCCTGCCGCTTTGGGCATCGGGTTTACATTCGGCCGGCACCTATGTGTATATGATCATCAGCAACTATGATACGGGCGAAACATTTTTATGGCGGACCGATGGCACAGCTATGGGCACTATTGAGCTGGCAGCCATCGGTACGGTTGGCGAAGATGATAACCGGCGGCGCCCTTTTAAATTTACTAACGTAAATGGCAAACTGTTTTTTAGTCTGCGTGACGTTGTTAACGGGGATCAGGTATGGGTAAGTGACGGCACGGTTTCAGGCACCAAACGCGTGACCCCCATGGTACAAGCCCCCTTGCGTTTCAGAATAAGATCATCTGCCGGTCTGGGAAACCTTTTTTACTTCAATTACTATGAACCGGCAACAGGCAATGAGCTGTGGAGAAGCGATGGAACGCCGGAAGGCACCTTTATGGTGGAGGACCTCACACCGAACGAAAATACGGGTATTGAAGAAATGGCCTCTATCAATAACACCCTGCTGATCAGCGCCAGTACATCCGTGTATGGTTACGAGCTATACAAATATGACCCTGTGCCCATCGGCGTCCAGGAAATGCGCATTAATGCAGGTGGTACATCCTTCGCAGCTTCCGGCGGCCGCCACTTTAGCGCAGACCAGTATTTTAGTGGTACCACCCGGATCTCTAATTCCTCCGGCGGTGATATCCATGCTACAACAGATGACCAGCTCTACAGAGAGCAGCGCTTTGGCCGGGCATTTAATTACAGCATACCCGTTACCAACGGACAAATGAAGCTCGTGCTGCATTTTGCGGAAATCTACTGGGGCGTACCAGGTAAAGGCGGGCCGGCCGGCAATGGCAAACGCCGGTTCCATGTGGATCTGGAAGGCATCCGAAAGCTGACCAACTACGATATTTTTACCAAAGCCGGCGGGGCCATGCGCGCCAGAACGGAAACATTTGTGGTCGATGTCACAGACGGCACCCTGGACATTGACTTTCTGAAAGGGGCTGCTGACATGCCCATTATTGCTGCGATAGAGGTAGTGCCCATGCAGACTATTTTAGGACCGGTTGCCGATGCATATATCCGTAATGTGCCCCACGATGCGGCCAACTACGGAACAGCCCCCACTCTGGAAGTCAAAGCCGGAAGCCTGCCCAGCTATCAGCGTTGCACTTATTTGAAATTCTCCCTGGCGAATGTAAGCCAGGTGAGCTCAGCAAAGCTGCGATTATATGGTTCCAATTCCCAAAGTACCGCAACTGTTGGTCTGTCTGCTTATGGTGTAACCAACGATTTGTGGACCGAAACGGACATTACCTGGAATAATGCACCAGCCAGCTCGGGAAACACATTGGGATCAGTGAATGTAAATAATACGGCTAAATACTACGAAATAGATGTAACGTCATTTGTACAGTCACAACTGGCAACAGATCAAACGGTAAGCTTTTTAATTACCAACCCTGCCGGCCAGAACGCCCAGCTGACCTTCAGCAGCAGGGAGGGAGAAGTCCATCCGCCGCAGCTCGTTCTACAGGATCTGCCGCTGCCGGCCGCAAGGATGACAACAGAACAGGAATCCGCAATTCTGTTGCCCGGGCCGGAAGCATCAAGTATTTATCCCAATCCGGTTACTGACAAACATATCTCGATCAAGATTTCCAACCGGCATAAGGGTGATGTCTGTTTAAGGCTGCTAAACAAGACCGGACAAGCCGTACAGACCCGGAAGAAAACCAATAGTTCAGCATCAGTAGTTGACATGGACGTTTCAGGTTCACAGGTATCCAAAGGTCTGTTTCTATTAGAAATCACCTCAGGAACGCATAAAGAAGTATTAAAAATGCTGGTTTTGGAATAG
- a CDS encoding DNRLRE domain-containing protein, producing the protein MYFSFVQENTNTVNFWRSDGTTDGTIELATFDEDFVNGTHGIRRFTEAGGKLFFVPYDSQVGDQLWVSDGTVAGTRMVKHIDQFPDTYVIGYSATLDDIFYYTLHEASTGTELWRSDGTQEGTYLVQDFTPGGSTNFGGIVSVNDMLLISVNGELYKYRPATATQAIRINSGGGTFNASSGRTFSADDYFSGTTSISRAASGDILNTADDPLYREQRFGSSFSYAIPVKNGKADVLLHFAETYWGVPARSGTTGTNRRKFHVDMEGSRKLTNYDIFAAAGGAMRAKTEHFTVNVTDGMLNIDFLSGTADKPAIAAIEVIPDAQFVLEPVADAYVRNTPNQETNYGNEATLEVKTGSLPSYQRNTYLKFPLFGVGQISSARLRIYGSNVQSSAATTLSVFGVQDDNWLEDGIVWQSAPAGTDGMLGSIEVTSTKKYYELDVTAYIRSQLSGNRAVSLLLTNPANQNNQLTFNSRESAANRPQLVIETTAPPAARTGSEQEIVIADPEISAIYPNPAGKYFTVQVSKVHQGKTDMKLSNLSGNTIWVPGYQLVRPASQVEVDLSAQRLPAGIYMVKIQSANFTETLKVLLTGQ; encoded by the coding sequence ATGTATTTCAGCTTTGTACAGGAAAACACCAACACAGTCAATTTCTGGCGCTCGGACGGCACAACAGACGGGACCATTGAGCTGGCCACTTTTGATGAAGACTTCGTGAATGGTACCCACGGTATCCGTCGCTTTACAGAGGCAGGCGGAAAACTGTTTTTTGTCCCCTACGACAGCCAGGTCGGTGACCAGCTTTGGGTGAGTGATGGTACTGTGGCCGGTACACGCATGGTAAAACACATAGACCAGTTTCCCGATACCTATGTGATTGGCTATTCAGCCACCCTGGACGATATTTTTTACTATACCCTGCATGAAGCATCCACAGGCACCGAGCTCTGGCGCAGCGACGGCACACAGGAAGGCACCTACCTCGTACAGGATTTTACACCCGGTGGCAGCACCAACTTCGGCGGGATTGTCAGTGTAAATGACATGTTGCTAATCTCGGTGAATGGCGAGCTGTACAAATACAGACCAGCCACAGCCACGCAGGCCATACGCATTAACTCCGGCGGCGGCACATTCAATGCCTCATCGGGCAGAACGTTCAGTGCTGATGATTATTTCAGCGGCACGACCAGTATTTCCCGTGCAGCCAGCGGTGACATTCTGAATACCGCAGATGATCCGCTGTACAGGGAACAGCGTTTCGGCAGTTCTTTCAGCTATGCTATTCCGGTTAAAAACGGCAAGGCCGACGTATTGCTGCATTTCGCTGAAACCTACTGGGGCGTACCTGCCAGAAGCGGCACGACCGGCACTAACCGAAGGAAGTTCCATGTTGATATGGAAGGTAGCCGCAAGCTGACCAATTACGATATTTTTGCAGCAGCAGGTGGCGCAATGCGGGCTAAAACAGAGCACTTTACTGTAAATGTGACCGACGGCATGTTGAATATTGACTTTTTATCGGGTACAGCTGACAAGCCTGCTATTGCGGCCATTGAAGTGATCCCGGACGCACAGTTCGTGCTCGAACCGGTGGCCGATGCCTATGTACGCAATACGCCCAATCAGGAAACCAATTATGGTAATGAGGCTACGCTGGAAGTAAAGACGGGCAGCCTGCCCAGCTACCAGCGAAACACGTATCTGAAATTTCCGTTGTTCGGGGTAGGTCAGATCAGCTCGGCCAGACTGCGTATCTACGGCTCCAATGTGCAAAGCAGCGCCGCTACTACATTATCCGTGTTTGGCGTGCAGGACGACAACTGGCTGGAAGATGGCATTGTGTGGCAAAGTGCACCGGCCGGTACCGACGGTATGCTGGGAAGCATAGAGGTAACCAGCACAAAAAAATACTATGAGCTAGACGTAACAGCTTATATCAGATCGCAGCTTTCGGGCAACAGAGCCGTCAGTCTGCTCCTGACCAATCCGGCCAACCAGAACAACCAGCTTACCTTTAACAGCCGGGAAAGTGCAGCAAACCGGCCGCAGCTGGTCATTGAAACAACAGCACCGCCTGCTGCAAGAACAGGTTCAGAACAGGAAATAGTAATCGCAGATCCGGAAATATCAGCCATTTATCCCAATCCGGCCGGAAAATACTTTACCGTGCAAGTATCCAAAGTACATCAGGGAAAAACAGATATGAAGCTGTCTAATTTATCAGGAAATACCATCTGGGTACCCGGTTATCAATTGGTCCGGCCTGCATCCCAGGTGGAAGTAGATCTATCAGCGCAGCGTTTGCCAGCCGGTATCTACATGGTTAAAATCCAGTCTGCGAACTTCACCGAAACCTTAAAGGTGCTTCTGACCGGACAATAA
- a CDS encoding DUF6933 domain-containing protein has protein sequence MVHIYCTQKLGKFLNTAKGELPERRSHDWSAHLFFVSGRKCIIFVHKKTLYSVLLLDIFKKDMVHVSKLFLEALISQLEADKIPDRYQSLVRAIYKEIRFVPADNDRKTLGVINNMISIIQAVAADGLKAAGQYEINKIPWQALKYAYPKDIMLKELTRINL, from the coding sequence ATGGTTCATATTTATTGCACCCAAAAGCTGGGAAAGTTTCTTAATACTGCAAAGGGTGAGCTGCCAGAGCGCAGATCGCATGACTGGTCGGCGCATTTGTTTTTTGTATCGGGACGCAAATGCATCATTTTTGTCCATAAGAAAACGCTGTATTCCGTGCTGCTGCTGGATATTTTTAAAAAAGATATGGTGCATGTAAGCAAACTTTTTCTGGAAGCGCTGATCAGCCAGCTTGAAGCAGACAAGATTCCGGATCGTTATCAAAGCCTGGTCCGGGCTATTTACAAAGAAATAAGGTTTGTTCCGGCTGACAATGACAGAAAAACCCTTGGCGTAATCAATAATATGATATCAATTATTCAGGCAGTAGCTGCCGATGGCTTAAAAGCTGCAGGGCAGTATGAAATCAATAAAATACCCTGGCAGGCACTGAAATATGCCTATCCAAAAGATATAATGCTAAAAGAGCTCACCCGAATTAACCTGTAA
- a CDS encoding IS3 family transposase, which translates to MQQLCELFGKSRQAWYDKQKQQDQTAFEFETLLDEVRSIRKNLPRIGAEKLHVMTADFCRQHGIKVGRDKFTQLMKEQNLLVPRRTRRVSTTISHHHYFKYPNLIKGMKVTRPNMLWVSDITYIPIQNRFSYLSLITDAYSKKIVGWSLKPTLAVVGPVAALKMALAQRVTKGEEKLFHHSDRGIQYCSNQYTSLLIDSHAEISMTGKGESSENQIAERINRTIKEEILENRSFFSHQHAFEEIEKAIKSYNWLRPHSSCDYLTPEQAHLREGNLRKKWQLSNRHRHRKVQLEELETMVLDY; encoded by the coding sequence ATGCAGCAACTCTGCGAACTGTTTGGGAAAAGCCGTCAGGCTTGGTATGATAAGCAGAAACAGCAAGATCAAACCGCTTTTGAATTCGAAACGCTCCTGGATGAAGTGCGTTCAATCCGAAAAAACTTACCCAGGATTGGAGCCGAAAAGTTGCATGTGATGACTGCTGACTTTTGCCGGCAGCATGGCATTAAAGTTGGCCGCGACAAGTTTACACAGCTTATGAAAGAACAAAATCTTTTAGTCCCGCGTCGGACCCGGCGGGTTTCAACAACGATTTCACATCATCACTATTTCAAGTACCCAAATTTAATCAAAGGCATGAAAGTAACCCGGCCCAATATGTTGTGGGTCAGCGATATAACATATATTCCAATACAAAACCGATTTTCATATTTGAGCTTAATCACTGATGCTTATTCGAAAAAAATAGTGGGTTGGTCACTAAAACCTACTCTTGCGGTGGTCGGTCCGGTGGCCGCGCTCAAAATGGCTTTGGCACAAAGAGTAACAAAAGGGGAAGAAAAGTTATTCCACCATTCTGACCGCGGAATACAGTATTGCTCAAATCAATATACCAGCCTTTTAATTGATAGTCATGCTGAAATCAGCATGACTGGTAAAGGCGAATCGAGCGAAAATCAAATCGCCGAACGTATTAACCGGACAATCAAAGAGGAAATACTGGAGAACCGCAGCTTTTTCTCTCATCAACATGCTTTTGAGGAAATAGAGAAGGCTATCAAATCGTATAACTGGCTTCGGCCCCACTCAAGTTGTGATTATCTGACACCGGAGCAGGCGCATCTAAGGGAAGGAAACCTAAGAAAGAAATGGCAGTTATCGAATAGGCATCGCCATCGAAAAGTACAACTTGAAGAACTTGAAACTATGGTTTTAGATTATTAA
- a CDS encoding Tn3 family transposase, producing MYQKTLFKSQNEAMKTLSQAVSIIINDTVTDEQLRAFIFEIYPKEMLREALLITGSALRPVRQTYLFYLNNYYANLKQFTPNLLKTIDFQIAHSKDSFQDVLQILIDIQTGKRRKLPDDAPVDFITPSWNKLIFENDQQQPEIFPQRQPYELCALSNLRDRLRSGDVFVDISRKYADFNSFLLSNSQWELQRQDFCNQMSIPFLPTERIDQRLQELESLLKPLDELLNAGGEIRLEEGILVVPALPAEDIPLSAKALREQINQRLPKVNITDMIKEVDAWINFSKHLHGLENEPRNQEHQPLLYAAVFAAGCNIPLSDLARSCELDYQSLWWTSNNYLSEDNLKKANDTLVNFHYQQWLSGYWGGGTLSSSDGQRFPTSGKIRNAKALPNYFGYGKGITFYTHTSDQYSQYGSRSISSTERDATYVLDEIIGNETDLPILEHTTDTAGYSDLIFALFDLLGMDFCPRIRDIKDQRLCKIKDKEWEYPALKFTGRVNPDYLKHHFDELLKVAASIKSGRVTASLLISKLQSYPRQNNLMYVLQAYGQLIKTNFILKYLLSMPLRRKINTQLIKGEQLHNLRLYLWFGSDGIIRRKQEEQQQKVVRSLNLMTNIILVWNTVYQQEIIKQLHQEGYAVDENDRPATRFEFISPAPFEHINRLGKYSFNTNPDLGDNGLRPLRKPKLNT from the coding sequence ATGTATCAGAAGACCTTGTTCAAATCACAGAACGAGGCGATGAAAACCTTGTCCCAAGCTGTCAGTATCATTATTAATGATACTGTTACAGATGAGCAGCTCCGGGCATTTATTTTTGAAATATATCCAAAGGAAATGCTCAGGGAGGCATTACTTATAACAGGCTCAGCCCTTCGTCCTGTCAGACAGACTTATTTGTTTTACCTGAATAACTACTACGCCAATTTGAAGCAGTTTACGCCTAACCTTTTGAAAACCATTGACTTTCAAATTGCCCATTCCAAAGATAGCTTTCAGGATGTACTCCAGATACTGATCGATATACAAACTGGCAAACGAAGAAAACTACCCGATGATGCACCGGTTGATTTTATAACACCATCCTGGAATAAGCTGATTTTTGAAAACGATCAGCAGCAGCCGGAAATTTTTCCACAACGCCAGCCTTATGAGTTATGCGCCTTGTCTAACTTACGGGACAGGCTCCGTTCAGGAGATGTATTTGTTGATATCTCCCGTAAATATGCAGATTTCAATTCGTTCCTCCTTTCAAATTCGCAGTGGGAGTTGCAACGACAGGATTTTTGTAATCAAATGTCAATACCTTTCCTACCCACCGAGCGTATCGACCAACGTTTACAGGAACTGGAATCACTGTTAAAACCACTTGATGAACTTCTTAATGCGGGTGGGGAGATACGGCTAGAAGAAGGCATCCTGGTAGTACCGGCACTGCCGGCAGAAGATATCCCCCTTTCGGCGAAAGCACTCCGGGAGCAGATCAATCAACGGCTCCCCAAAGTCAACATCACAGATATGATTAAAGAAGTAGACGCATGGATAAATTTTTCAAAGCATCTTCACGGATTGGAAAATGAACCGCGCAACCAGGAGCACCAGCCCCTTTTATATGCTGCTGTTTTTGCCGCAGGTTGCAATATCCCTTTGTCCGATTTGGCCAGGTCTTGTGAACTTGATTATCAATCGCTCTGGTGGACAAGCAATAACTATCTGTCAGAAGATAATCTTAAAAAGGCTAATGATACACTTGTTAACTTTCATTATCAACAATGGTTGAGTGGTTATTGGGGCGGTGGCACGCTGTCATCCTCAGATGGTCAGCGCTTCCCGACCAGCGGAAAGATCAGGAATGCCAAGGCTCTCCCCAATTACTTTGGATATGGCAAAGGGATCACCTTTTATACACATACTTCTGATCAGTACAGTCAGTATGGAAGCCGGAGCATTTCGTCCACTGAAAGGGATGCCACCTATGTTTTAGATGAAATTATAGGTAACGAAACTGATTTGCCAATACTTGAACATACAACCGATACAGCTGGATATTCTGATTTGATCTTTGCCCTCTTTGATTTATTGGGAATGGATTTCTGCCCAAGGATCCGGGATATAAAAGATCAGCGGTTGTGCAAAATAAAAGACAAGGAATGGGAATATCCTGCCTTGAAATTCACAGGGCGTGTTAATCCTGATTATCTCAAACATCATTTTGATGAACTTTTGAAAGTGGCGGCTTCTATTAAGTCGGGACGAGTGACTGCTTCATTATTGATTTCCAAACTCCAATCTTACCCGCGTCAAAATAACCTGATGTATGTTTTGCAGGCTTATGGCCAGTTAATAAAAACCAATTTTATTCTAAAATACCTGCTCAGTATGCCGTTAAGAAGAAAAATAAATACACAGCTGATCAAAGGGGAGCAGCTTCATAACCTACGACTTTATCTGTGGTTTGGTAGTGATGGAATTATACGAAGAAAACAGGAAGAGCAACAGCAAAAAGTGGTCAGAAGCCTGAACCTGATGACCAATATTATCCTGGTCTGGAACACGGTTTATCAACAAGAAATCATCAAACAACTACACCAGGAAGGATACGCAGTTGACGAAAATGATCGCCCGGCGACCCGGTTTGAATTTATCTCTCCGGCACCCTTTGAGCATATTAACCGGCTGGGGAAATACTCCTTTAATACAAATCCGGATCTTGGCGACAATGGTTTACGGCCGTTGAGAAAACCAAAACTAAACACTTAG
- a CDS encoding DUF4158 domain-containing protein: MASIFLNQSQRERYEKVPAEISEYDLMQFFQITRQDKIFLKSFRGEHNQLGIALQIGIVRFMGFLPDKWQEQIPENVAAMVSSQLNSDIKLLSIYGQRDKTRTEHLSMVLKYLKFRRWQPLDEIWLSPWLLNKGMEHDNEPILLRQVCLKLGQEKILRPSIGTLERIVGSLDEQLHHETYRRFSSLLTDDMKTRLTQIVELDGIRGITLHRWFCQVPTSNTPRAINQTLEKINFLKSLNVHVWDLSVISLNRRKRLAQIARNVSNKYLQRLNAIRRYPILICFLYESLMDTNDKVLEMFDDYWEHIVNSSKKNWICIRRPCSNHRTRR, from the coding sequence ATGGCATCAATATTTTTGAACCAATCCCAGCGTGAACGTTACGAGAAGGTACCGGCAGAAATATCAGAGTATGACCTGATGCAATTTTTTCAAATCACCAGGCAGGACAAAATTTTTCTTAAATCGTTCAGAGGGGAACACAACCAGTTAGGGATTGCACTCCAGATAGGGATTGTCCGGTTCATGGGTTTCCTTCCGGACAAATGGCAAGAGCAGATTCCGGAAAATGTAGCTGCTATGGTAAGTAGCCAACTGAATTCCGATATTAAACTATTATCAATATACGGGCAAAGAGATAAGACCCGAACTGAGCATTTAAGTATGGTCTTAAAATATTTAAAGTTCCGCAGGTGGCAACCCCTGGATGAAATCTGGCTTTCGCCGTGGCTACTCAATAAAGGGATGGAACATGACAACGAACCGATATTGCTCAGGCAAGTTTGTTTGAAGCTCGGCCAGGAAAAAATTTTAAGGCCGTCCATTGGGACATTGGAAAGGATTGTCGGTAGCCTGGATGAACAGTTGCATCATGAAACGTACCGAAGATTCAGTTCGCTTTTGACTGATGATATGAAAACCCGGCTCACTCAAATAGTAGAACTGGATGGTATCCGTGGTATCACTTTACACCGGTGGTTTTGCCAGGTTCCCACCAGTAATACACCCAGGGCAATTAACCAGACATTAGAAAAGATCAACTTTTTAAAATCATTAAACGTCCATGTATGGGACTTGTCGGTAATAAGTCTGAACCGCAGAAAAAGGCTTGCCCAAATAGCCAGGAATGTTTCTAACAAATATTTACAGAGACTGAACGCTATCCGCAGGTACCCGATTTTAATTTGCTTCCTGTATGAAAGTCTGATGGATACCAATGATAAAGTACTGGAAATGTTTGATGACTATTGGGAACACATTGTCAATAGTTCAAAAAAGAACTGGATATGTATCAGAAGACCTTGTTCAAATCACAGAACGAGGCGATGA